One Coffea arabica cultivar ET-39 chromosome 5c, Coffea Arabica ET-39 HiFi, whole genome shotgun sequence DNA window includes the following coding sequences:
- the LOC140007583 gene encoding probable cytokinin riboside 5'-monophosphate phosphoribohydrolase LOGL10, with amino-acid sequence MRFMEDEEAAKSRFRSVCVFCGSSSGKRNCYRDAALELGQELVARRLDLVYGGGSVGLMGLVSQEVHRGGRHVLGVIPKTLMCKEITGETVGEVRPVANMHQRKAEMARQSDCFIALPGGYGTLEELLEVITWAQLGIHDKPVGLLNVEGYYNNLLTFIDKAVEDGFIKPSQRHIIVSAPNAKELLQKLEEYVPVHDEVVAKARWEVEQVELNASLQSELAR; translated from the exons AGGTTCAGGAGCGTTTGTGTGTTTTGCGGAAGCAGTTCTGGCAAGAGGAATTGCTACAGAGATGCTGCTCTTGAATTAGGCCAGGAACTG GTGGCAAGAAGGCTGGACTTAGTTTACGGTGGAGGGAGCGTCGGCTTAATGGGATTAGTATCTCAGGAGGTCCATCGTGGTGGGAGACACGTCTTGGG AGTCATCCCAAAGACCCTGATGTGCAAAGAg ATAACTGGTGAAACGGTGGGGGAGGTACGACCTGTAGCAAACATGCACCAAAGAAAAGCAGAAATGGCCCGCCAATCTGACTGTTTCATTGCCCTACCGG GTGGATATGGAACACTGGAGGAGCTATTGGAAGTCATCACATGGGCCCAGCTAGGGATTCATGACAAGCCT GTGGGATTGCTAAATGTGGAGGGCTACTACAACAACCTACTAACCTTCATAGACAAGGCTGTTGAAGATGGTTTTATCAAACCTTCGCAGCGCCACATTATTGTCTCTGCCCCAAACGCTAAGGAGCTTCTTCAAAAACTGGAG GAGTACGTGCCCGTACATGATGAAGTGGTGGCCAAGGCACGGTGGGAGGTTGAACAAGTGGAGCTCAACGCATCTTTGCAGTCTGAATTGGCTCGTTAG
- the LOC140007584 gene encoding ATP-dependent zinc metalloprotease FTSH, chloroplastic-like encodes MASSTASNFLGTQIFLSPPTPKTTKSLPRKFLVPQSILGGKKSNSISQSLKDIPSKATLAALLFSSINPRALAVDNTAPPTLPPVIQAEAPQPSPSNPSPFSQNLILNAPKPQAQPSTDLPEGSQWRYSEFLNAVKKGKVERVRFSKDGSALQLTAVDGRRATVIVPNDPDLIDILAMNGVDISVSEGDSGNGLFNFIGNLLFPFLAFAGLFFLFRRAQGGPGGPGGLGGPMDFGRSKSKFQEVPETGVTFADVAGADQAKLELQEVVDFLKNPDKYTALGAKIPKGCLLVGPPGTGKTLLARAVAGEAGVPFFSCAASEFVELFVGVGASRVRDLFEKAKSKAPCIVFIDEIDAVGRQRGAGLGGGNDEREQTINQLLTEMDGFSGNSGVIVLAATNRPDVLDSALLRPGRFDRQVTVDRPDVAGRVKILQVHSRGKALAKDVDFEKISRRTPGFTGADLQNLMNEAAILAARRDLKEISKDEISDALERIIAGPEKKNAVVSDEKKKLVAYHEAGHALVGALMPEYDPVAKISIIPRGQAGGLTFFAPSEERLESGLYSRSYLENQMAVALGGRVAEEVIFGTENVTTGASNDFMQVSRVARQMVERFGFSKKIGQVAIGGPGGNPFLGQQMSSQKDYSMATADVVDSEVRELVEKAYSRAKQIMTTHIDILHKLAQLLIEKVTVDGEEFLSLFIDGKAELYVA; translated from the exons ATGGCTTCTTCCACAGCCTCCAACTTCTTGGGTACTCAAATCTTCCTCTCACCTCCGACCCCAAAGACAACTAAATCTTTGCCCAGAAAATTTCTTGTTCCCCAATCAATCCTTGGAGGGAAAAAATCCAATAGTATTTCACAATCCTTGAAGGATATTCCATCAAAAGCCACACTAGCTGCTCTactattttcctcaatcaacccaCGAGCTTTAGCCGTGGATAACACTGCCCCGCCAACTCTGCCTCCGGTAATTCAAGCCGAAGCCCCACAACCCAGTCCTTCAAACCCATCTCCCTTTTCCCAAAATCTGATCTTGAATGCCCCAAAGCCCCAAGCTCAGCCCTCCACTGACCTCCCAGAGGGGTCCCAGTGGCGGTACAGTGAATTCTTGAATGCTGTCAAGAAGGGTAAAGTGGAGAGGGTAAGGTTCAGCAAAGACGGTAGTGCCCTTCAGCTCACCGCCGTGGATGGCCGCAGAGCTACTGTAATTGTGCCTAATGACCCCGACTTGATTGACATTTTGGCAATGAACGGAGTTGACATTTCAGTTTCTGAGGGTGATTCTGGCAATGGTCTGTttaattttattgggaatttgcTTTTCCCATTTCTCGCTTTTGCTGGCTTGTTCTTCCTTTTCCGGCGGGCTCAGGGAGGACCCGGTGGGCCTGGTGGTCTCGGCGGGCCTATGGATTTCGGCAGGTCCAAGTCAAAGTTTCAGGAGGTTCCTGAGACGGGTGTGACCTTTGCTGATGTTGCTGGAGCTGATCAGGCAAAACTGGAGTTGCAAGAAGTAGttgatttcttgaaaaatccTGATAAGTACACTGCTCTAGGTGCTAAGATTCCCAAAGGGTGTCTTTTGGTTGGACCACCTGGTACAGGGAAGACCCTTTTGGCTAGAGCTGTTGCTGGTGAGGCTGGCGTGCCGTTCTTTTCCTGTGCTGCTTCTGAATTCGTGGAGTTGTTTGTGGGTGTTGGAGCTTCCAGAGTGAGGGATTTGTTTGAGAAAGCCAAGTCTAAGGCTCCTTGCATTGTGTTTATTGATGAGATTGATGCTGTTGGAAGGCAGAGAGGAGCAGGGCTTGGTGGGGGAAATGATGAGAGAGAACAGACCATTAATCAGCTGTTGACTGAAATGGATGGGTTTTCAGGGAACTCGGGTGTTATAGTTTTAGCAGCAACTAACAGGCCGGATGTTCTTGACTCTGCATTATTGAGGCCTGGAAGGTTTGATCGCCAGGTTACAGTGGACAGACCTGATGTCGCTGGCAGAGTCAAGATTCTTCAG GTGCATTCCAGAGGAAAGGCTCTTGCCAAGGATGTGGACTTCGAAAAGATTTCCAGAAGAACACCAGGATTCACTGGTGCTGATTTGCAGAATTTGATGAATGAAGCAGCCATTCTTGCTGCCAGGCGTGACCTCAAGGAAATCAGCAAGGATGAGATTTCTGATGCTTTGGAGAGAATAATTGCTGGCCCAGAGAAGAAAAATGCTGTTGTCTCAGATGAGAAGAAGAAGCTGGTTGCTTATCATG AGGCTGGCCATGCTTTAGTTGGTGCACTAATGCCAGAGTATGACCCTGTTGCCAAAATTTCAATCATTCCTCGTGGCCAAGCTGGTGGTCTTACATTTTTTGCTCCAAGTGAAGAGAGGCTAGAGTCAGGACTATACAGCAGAAGCTACCTGGAGAATCAGATGGCAGTTGCCCTTGGTGGAAG GGTTGCCGAAGAGGTTATCTTTGGAACCGAAAACGTCACAACCGGTGCGTCAAATGACTTCATGCAAGTTTCACGGGTGGCGAGACAGATGGTTGAAAGATTTGGTTTCAGCAAAAAGATTGGACAAGTTGCGATAGGTGGACCTGGTGGCAATCCCTTCCTTGGTCAGCAG ATGTCTTCCCAGAAAGACTACTCTATGGCTACTGCCGATGTGGTGGATTCAGAAGTTAGAGAGCTCGTAGAGAAGGCATATTCCAGGGCCAAACAAATAATGACCACACACATTGACATTCTGCACAAGCTCGCTCAACTGCTCATAGAAAAAGTAACAGTTGATGGAGAAGAGTTCCTGAGCCTATTCATTGATGGCAAGGCTGAACTATACGTTGCATAA